In Paenibacillus sp. J23TS9, a single genomic region encodes these proteins:
- a CDS encoding VOC family protein, with product MGAQLNPYVMSEDARKQAEFYKQALGGEIHSIKTLGEVPGTPEEAKDRVMHLVLTVAGTNTLFMSDSFQPVSGSRNISLSLSYDSEFEARTAYDNLGDGGVLQYPFELQPWGSYYGEVVDQFGVTWQIVKH from the coding sequence ATGGGAGCACAATTAAATCCTTATGTAATGTCGGAGGATGCAAGAAAACAAGCAGAGTTTTACAAGCAAGCCCTTGGAGGTGAGATTCACTCTATCAAGACATTGGGTGAAGTACCGGGTACACCGGAAGAGGCCAAGGACAGAGTTATGCATCTGGTTTTGACAGTTGCAGGGACTAACACATTATTCATGTCTGATTCTTTCCAACCAGTGTCCGGCAGCCGGAATATCAGCCTGTCCTTATCCTATGACAGTGAGTTTGAGGCGCGCACGGCATATGACAATCTCGGTGATGGCGGCGTACTCCAGTATCCTTTCGAACTTCAGCCATGGGGGTCCTATTATGGGGAAGTCGTGGATCAGTTCGGAGTTACTTGGCAAATCGTCAAACATTAA
- a CDS encoding RNA polymerase sigma factor, with protein MSKAERTIDAIWRIESAKLIAGLTRMVRDVGLAEDLAQDALVIALERWPESGIPDNPGAWLMTTAKRRAIDLLRRNKLRDQKYEELAYYTDLYTEEDLDSRLDGEIGDDLLRLIFMTCHPVLSREARVALTLRLLCGLTTDEIAHAFLAAESTIAQRIVRAKRTLNSAKVPFEVPDAEELKDRMSAVLEVIYLMFNEGYSATVGENWFRPLLCQEALRIGRVLAEIAPAEPEVHGLVALMEIQSSRFKTRVTRTGEPVLLMDQNRALWDQLLIHRGLAALERSQKLGQPYGPYALQAAISACHAKAREASETDWPRIAALYEALSRVQPSPIVELNRAVAIAMAFGPAFGLQIVDELNAEPSLKGYHLLPSVRGDLLYKLNRFKEAQEEFKHAASLTRNERERELLLKRAAECAVN; from the coding sequence ATGTCAAAAGCAGAACGTACCATTGACGCAATTTGGCGGATCGAATCGGCCAAATTGATCGCGGGTCTAACGCGCATGGTCCGTGATGTCGGGCTCGCCGAAGACCTTGCTCAGGATGCCCTGGTGATCGCACTCGAACGATGGCCGGAATCCGGTATCCCTGACAATCCGGGGGCCTGGCTAATGACTACAGCCAAACGACGTGCGATTGATCTTTTGCGCCGAAATAAACTGCGTGATCAGAAGTATGAAGAGCTTGCCTATTATACGGATTTGTACACGGAGGAAGATCTGGACAGCAGGCTTGACGGAGAGATCGGCGATGATCTCCTGCGGCTGATCTTCATGACATGCCACCCGGTTCTATCCCGGGAAGCGAGAGTCGCATTGACGCTGCGCTTGTTATGCGGACTCACAACAGATGAAATTGCCCATGCCTTTCTTGCTGCTGAATCTACGATAGCTCAGCGGATTGTTCGTGCAAAACGGACACTTAACTCCGCGAAAGTACCTTTTGAGGTTCCCGACGCTGAAGAGCTGAAGGATCGGATGTCGGCGGTGCTCGAAGTCATCTATTTGATGTTCAATGAAGGATACTCAGCAACTGTCGGTGAAAATTGGTTTCGTCCCCTTCTTTGCCAGGAGGCGTTAAGAATTGGACGTGTGCTTGCGGAGATAGCGCCGGCAGAGCCGGAGGTTCATGGACTGGTTGCCTTGATGGAGATTCAATCTTCACGTTTTAAGACTCGTGTCACCCGTACAGGAGAGCCTGTTCTCCTAATGGACCAAAACCGTGCATTATGGGATCAGTTGCTAATCCACCGTGGTTTGGCTGCACTCGAACGAAGTCAGAAACTCGGTCAACCGTACGGCCCATACGCTCTGCAAGCTGCTATCTCAGCCTGTCACGCTAAGGCCCGTGAAGCTTCTGAGACCGACTGGCCGCGCATTGCCGCTTTATACGAAGCGTTGTCACGCGTGCAGCCTTCTCCCATCGTAGAGCTAAACCGTGCAGTAGCCATTGCAATGGCATTTGGTCCGGCTTTTGGACTTCAGATTGTTGATGAACTCAATGCGGAGCCGTCGCTGAAAGGATACCATCTTCTTCCGAGTGTCCGGGGTGATCTTTTGTACAAATTAAACCGGTTTAAAGAAGCTCAGGAAGAGTTCAAACATGCGGCTTCACTGACTCGGAATGAACGTGAACGCGAACTTCTGTTGAAGCGGGCTGCAGAGTGTGCGGTAAACTAA
- a CDS encoding YciI family protein, which yields MRFMMIVKATSDSEAGVLPSPELLEAMLRYNEELARAGILLAADGLQSSSSGIRISYPEPGGKPKVIDGPFTEAKEMIAGYTLIEVQSREEAIEWAMRMPDPHGYGQGEIELRQVFEPEELSPHVETQEQIRMQFKL from the coding sequence ATGCGGTTTATGATGATTGTCAAAGCAACGTCAGATTCTGAAGCGGGTGTATTGCCCAGTCCAGAATTACTGGAAGCTATGCTGAGATACAACGAGGAGCTGGCCAGGGCTGGGATATTGCTGGCTGCAGATGGCTTACAGTCCAGTTCAAGCGGTATCCGGATTTCGTACCCTGAACCAGGCGGGAAACCAAAAGTCATCGACGGTCCGTTCACTGAAGCAAAAGAAATGATCGCCGGATATACGCTGATTGAAGTGCAATCCAGGGAAGAAGCAATAGAGTGGGCGATGCGCATGCCGGATCCACATGGCTATGGCCAAGGTGAAATTGAGCTTAGACAGGTGTTCGAGCCGGAGGAGTTATCCCCTCATGTGGAAACACAAGAACAGATCAGGATGCAGTTTAAGCTGTGA
- a CDS encoding glycoside hydrolase family 88 protein: protein MWSNAIEDALLKIKQNILKHPGQLPHITEGEKYEWGDNNDWIEGFYVGMMWLAYEYEQDPFYKEAAESYLANFKDRLDRHVALDHHDIGFLYSLSAVAEWRVTGSTAARDAALQAADKLLQRWRPRIGIIQAWGKEDDPDNGGRIIIDCLLNLPLLFWAHEQTGEAKYYDIAMQHALQSQKFLVRGDGSSYHTFYFHTENGNAHRGGTHQGYQDGSTWTRGQAWGIYGFALAYRYTKHEAFLDTSKRLARYFIEHLPEDAVVYWDFDVMVEEGTPRDSSASAIAACGLLELLDLTGGSDPDRTVFEDALNRSMKSLVEHYATTGQADAEGLLKHGSYHVRGDRAPDDYMIWGDYFYLEALVRLEKGNKGYWYV, encoded by the coding sequence ATGTGGAGCAATGCTATAGAGGATGCACTCCTGAAAATCAAACAAAATATCCTGAAACATCCGGGTCAATTGCCTCATATTACCGAAGGGGAGAAGTACGAGTGGGGAGACAATAATGACTGGATCGAAGGATTTTATGTCGGTATGATGTGGCTTGCTTATGAATACGAACAGGATCCGTTCTATAAAGAAGCGGCTGAGTCCTATCTCGCCAATTTTAAAGACAGGCTGGATCGGCATGTGGCCTTAGACCACCATGATATTGGTTTCTTGTATTCTTTGTCTGCGGTAGCGGAATGGCGTGTTACCGGGAGTACGGCTGCTCGTGATGCTGCTCTCCAGGCAGCGGACAAGCTGTTGCAGCGGTGGCGGCCGCGGATCGGAATTATTCAGGCATGGGGGAAGGAAGACGATCCGGACAACGGGGGAAGGATAATTATCGATTGCCTGCTAAATCTTCCGCTTCTGTTCTGGGCGCATGAGCAGACGGGTGAGGCCAAGTATTATGATATCGCCATGCAGCATGCCCTGCAAAGCCAGAAGTTTCTGGTTCGCGGAGATGGTTCTTCCTATCATACTTTTTATTTTCATACGGAGAATGGGAATGCGCACCGGGGCGGTACCCATCAAGGTTATCAGGATGGGTCGACCTGGACACGAGGTCAAGCGTGGGGAATTTACGGCTTCGCTCTAGCCTACAGATATACAAAGCACGAAGCCTTTCTGGATACTTCGAAACGCTTGGCCAGATATTTTATCGAGCATTTGCCTGAAGATGCTGTCGTATATTGGGATTTTGATGTTATGGTTGAAGAAGGTACTCCACGCGACAGCTCGGCATCTGCCATTGCAGCCTGCGGCCTGCTTGAACTGCTGGATCTCACGGGAGGCAGCGATCCAGACCGAACTGTGTTCGAAGACGCTCTCAATCGCAGCATGAAATCACTGGTGGAGCATTATGCTACGACAGGTCAAGCAGATGCCGAAGGACTGCTGAAGCATGGCTCCTATCATGTGAGGGGAGACCGGGCACCGGATGATTATATGATCTGGGGAGATTATTTCTATCTGGAAGCACTGGTTCGGCTTGAAAAAGGCAATAAGGGATACTGGTATGTATAA
- a CDS encoding DUF2264 domain-containing protein, with translation MGQKVKSSHHFQFRTKADIQQAVLDTLEPLKNHFTSGNSGLQLGSTAAMHNEALALMEAFSRPLWGLIPHAGGGGESDLWPIYLKGIINGTNPEHEEYWGEFVTQDQRMVEQAVFGLGLALAPHKLWDPLSELEKQQLFRWLNQINLVDHSNPNNWLMFTVLVNVGFKKVGMPYNQAIMDEYLEAIDTYYLGDGWYSDGKTDQRDYYVPFGMHYYTLIYAKLMEHDDPERAKVYRERAKTFAEQFIYWFAEDGSCLPFGRSQTYRFAQVSFWCALVFAGVEPFSLGVMKGIIMRHFRWWFAKPIFTSDGLLSIGYAYPNLIMGESYNAPGSPYWGYKAFILLDLPDDHPFWTAEEEPLPPLRPLSAQPHARMILCRPDDEGHVVALASGQMANFELAHNAAKYSKFAYSTRFGFSVPKGYYGLAQGAYDSTLALCENDEHYRVRRYCEEYVIDEQYVYSRWLPWRDVEVRTWLIPAGMWHVRIHRILSSRYLTAAEGGFAVGRMTDYTLREADAVEAAPGRIAAMMPSGISGVVNVQGYTNAVMIYPEANTNLLKPRTMIPTLTVQMQPGEHLLISSIFGASNNEENQRHYGLPPVVEKTPEGRIIVSDAETKTVYFSLEN, from the coding sequence ATGGGGCAGAAAGTTAAGTCTTCCCATCATTTTCAGTTTCGGACGAAGGCTGATATACAGCAGGCTGTGCTTGATACATTGGAGCCTTTGAAAAATCACTTCACCTCCGGAAACTCGGGTCTGCAGCTTGGATCCACCGCCGCGATGCACAATGAAGCACTAGCGCTTATGGAGGCTTTTTCAAGGCCACTATGGGGGCTTATTCCCCATGCCGGTGGGGGCGGCGAATCCGATTTATGGCCTATATATCTTAAAGGAATAATCAATGGGACCAACCCTGAGCACGAGGAATATTGGGGTGAATTCGTAACACAGGACCAACGGATGGTAGAGCAGGCCGTATTCGGACTCGGATTAGCACTCGCTCCGCATAAGCTATGGGATCCCCTCAGCGAACTCGAGAAGCAGCAGCTATTCCGGTGGCTTAATCAGATCAACTTGGTGGATCATTCCAATCCCAACAATTGGTTGATGTTCACCGTGCTTGTGAATGTCGGCTTCAAAAAGGTGGGAATGCCTTATAATCAGGCGATCATGGATGAATACCTGGAGGCAATCGACACTTATTATTTAGGTGACGGATGGTATTCGGACGGGAAGACGGATCAGCGTGATTACTATGTTCCGTTCGGGATGCATTACTATACTTTGATATACGCCAAGCTGATGGAGCATGATGATCCGGAACGTGCCAAGGTCTACCGTGAGCGTGCTAAGACATTTGCCGAGCAGTTCATATATTGGTTCGCCGAAGATGGAAGCTGTCTACCTTTTGGACGGAGTCAGACGTATCGCTTTGCCCAAGTCTCCTTCTGGTGTGCGCTTGTATTTGCTGGCGTTGAGCCATTTTCTCTTGGCGTCATGAAAGGAATCATTATGCGGCATTTCCGCTGGTGGTTTGCTAAGCCTATTTTTACTTCAGATGGATTGTTAAGCATTGGTTATGCGTATCCCAATCTGATTATGGGGGAGAGCTATAATGCTCCGGGATCTCCTTATTGGGGATATAAAGCATTTATCCTTTTGGATTTGCCGGATGATCATCCATTCTGGACTGCGGAAGAAGAACCGCTGCCTCCTTTAAGACCTCTTTCTGCGCAGCCTCATGCAAGAATGATCCTCTGTCGACCCGATGATGAAGGTCATGTTGTTGCTCTGGCATCCGGCCAAATGGCTAATTTTGAGCTGGCGCATAATGCAGCCAAATATTCGAAGTTTGCCTACTCCACACGATTTGGGTTTAGTGTTCCCAAAGGTTATTATGGATTGGCTCAAGGGGCATACGACTCAACGCTTGCCCTGTGCGAGAACGATGAGCACTATCGTGTAAGGCGGTATTGCGAGGAATACGTTATTGATGAACAATATGTCTATTCGAGATGGCTCCCCTGGCGTGATGTAGAAGTACGGACATGGCTTATTCCGGCGGGAATGTGGCATGTGCGGATTCATCGTATTCTCTCTAGCCGCTATCTGACTGCTGCTGAAGGCGGATTTGCGGTAGGAAGGATGACGGATTATACCTTGCGGGAAGCAGATGCGGTCGAAGCAGCACCGGGTCGAATTGCAGCCATGATGCCTAGCGGCATTAGCGGCGTGGTGAATGTGCAGGGGTATACGAATGCAGTCATGATATATCCCGAAGCCAATACGAATCTGCTTAAACCTAGAACGATGATTCCTACCTTGACGGTCCAGATGCAGCCGGGTGAACATCTGCTGATATCTTCTATATTTGGAGCATCGAATAACGAAGAGAATCAAAGGCATTATGGCCTCCCACCGGTCGTGGAAAAGACGCCAGAGGGTCGGATTATCGTTTCGGATGCCGAGACTAAGACGGTATATTTCAGTTTGGAGAATTAG
- a CDS encoding amidase: protein MYAKKNTLEMFRHISGTSDSALQHYQKQCLEHYARAEPHIHAFIHENNKEERIMNEIDDLSMKYSGHDKPPLFGIPVAIKDLIHINGLPTYAGSNLPAAALAGQEGSFVKRLREMGVWVAGKTVTEEFAYAGPIPTRNPHNCNHTAGGSSAGSAAAVAAGICPVAIGTQTLRSVTAPASFCGVAGFKPSYARIPMDGIILLAPSFDTMGLFTQDIASMEYISTHLIPGWRPFRSDRKPVLAIPNGVYMTLMFDETRNAFQDQIRKLEGEGFTIKTVDMPWSDELIYGDDLLRFVQGEMAREHETLFDQYKDCYGPAVRDAILAGQMIEEIELDGYRKGQISLRNDLMEIQQREGMDLWVSPAQGGTAPLSGGRTGWAGMTAIWTYAGLPTISIPSATVNDMPMGFQCIGSYGRDEELIYWSKQLSEVLNTRITSL, encoded by the coding sequence ATGTATGCAAAGAAAAATACTCTTGAAATGTTTCGTCATATTTCGGGGACTTCAGATTCTGCATTGCAACACTACCAGAAACAATGTTTAGAACATTATGCACGGGCAGAACCACATATCCATGCCTTTATTCATGAGAATAACAAGGAAGAAAGAATTATGAACGAGATAGATGATCTATCCATGAAATATTCGGGTCATGATAAACCGCCTCTATTTGGAATACCGGTAGCAATTAAAGATTTAATTCACATCAACGGCTTACCTACATACGCAGGATCAAATCTCCCTGCAGCTGCTCTTGCCGGACAGGAAGGAAGCTTCGTAAAACGATTGCGTGAAATGGGCGTATGGGTCGCGGGGAAGACAGTTACAGAAGAGTTCGCTTACGCCGGTCCAATTCCAACCCGAAACCCTCACAACTGTAACCACACCGCTGGAGGCTCCAGTGCGGGGTCCGCTGCAGCTGTAGCTGCCGGTATTTGCCCTGTTGCGATAGGAACGCAAACATTGCGTTCCGTTACCGCGCCAGCCTCCTTTTGCGGCGTTGCTGGTTTTAAACCCAGTTATGCTCGCATCCCGATGGACGGCATAATATTGCTAGCGCCATCTTTTGATACGATGGGTTTATTCACACAGGATATAGCGAGTATGGAATACATCTCAACACATCTCATTCCGGGGTGGAGACCATTCCGATCTGATCGTAAACCGGTATTGGCTATCCCGAACGGTGTATATATGACTTTAATGTTCGACGAAACTCGAAACGCCTTTCAGGACCAGATCAGGAAGCTGGAGGGGGAAGGCTTCACAATAAAGACGGTTGATATGCCGTGGAGTGATGAGCTTATATATGGCGATGATTTATTGAGGTTCGTTCAGGGGGAGATGGCTCGCGAGCATGAAACATTATTTGATCAGTACAAAGACTGTTATGGACCGGCTGTGCGTGATGCGATCTTGGCAGGCCAGATGATTGAGGAGATAGAGCTGGATGGCTATCGTAAGGGTCAAATATCCTTAAGGAATGATCTCATGGAAATTCAACAGAGGGAGGGAATGGATCTTTGGGTATCTCCGGCACAAGGAGGAACCGCACCACTGTCGGGAGGACGCACAGGGTGGGCCGGCATGACAGCCATTTGGACATATGCGGGACTTCCAACGATAAGCATACCTTCTGCGACAGTAAATGATATGCCTATGGGATTTCAGTGTATTGGGAGCTATGGGAGAGATGAAGAATTGATATACTGGTCGAAACAGTTGTCCGAGGTTTTGAACACTCGAATTACGAGCCTATGA
- a CDS encoding G1 family glutamic endopeptidase has protein sequence MIKSHRVCLLERPGKPQLNSLGWISSNWSGYAISGRAKSFRRISGKWTVPFVRPSTSPSYSSAWVGIDGFGNASLIQTGTGHDFVNGKAHYYAWWEILPNVMTLIPKPVHPGDRIHAVISKSKGSTWLIYMRNTTQNWTFRTTKRYTGPQASAEWIVEAPQVGAFISKMAHISAVSFTCCRLNGRSPNLTSAQRGIMIQGSTVTSIPGDPNRTGDAFVVNSVKGQSASKARSTKK, from the coding sequence ATGATCAAATCTCATAGAGTATGCTTATTGGAAAGGCCCGGCAAACCACAGCTTAACAGCTTGGGTTGGATATCTTCCAATTGGAGCGGCTATGCCATCTCTGGGCGAGCTAAATCATTCCGTCGTATTTCCGGAAAGTGGACCGTTCCCTTCGTGCGGCCAAGTACCTCACCATCCTACTCTTCAGCATGGGTTGGAATCGATGGCTTTGGGAATGCCAGCCTGATTCAAACGGGAACCGGGCATGATTTTGTAAATGGAAAAGCGCATTACTACGCATGGTGGGAGATCCTTCCTAATGTGATGACTCTCATTCCAAAACCGGTTCATCCCGGTGATCGAATCCATGCGGTTATTTCAAAATCAAAAGGCTCTACCTGGCTTATTTATATGCGCAATACAACCCAAAATTGGACATTTAGGACGACAAAACGTTATACCGGTCCTCAAGCATCAGCAGAATGGATCGTGGAGGCACCTCAAGTTGGAGCTTTTATATCCAAAATGGCCCACATCTCAGCAGTTTCTTTTACATGCTGCCGATTAAACGGCAGGAGCCCAAATCTGACCTCCGCACAGCGCGGTATCATGATCCAAGGCAGCACGGTGACCTCCATTCCCGGGGATCCCAACCGTACGGGAGATGCCTTCGTTGTAAATAGTGTAAAAGGGCAATCGGCAAGCAAAGCACGTTCAACAAAAAAATAG
- a CDS encoding helix-turn-helix domain-containing protein → MYKALIVDDEIYAVMGIKSGVNWQDLQVSEVYEAYNMRDALQIFERTPIDIMVCDIEMPKGTGIELLERVNEISPGTETIFLTAHSAFDFMKRAIQLDGFDYLLKPIEFDVLQETIAKALKSIKQERELHHLREQYKPYYETWRKKKSLITDKFWNDLFSGRIVCSPDSIGGILEEHELAGLQDAVFLPVLVSVESWLREYSTKDEEMMEYAIRKAASEMLLPSGKGEVIQTKQGVNVVIIAGAEGDGDSILELHTRCEKYIQGCHKYFGCNLSCYIGESSTLYNIADTYKQLLEIEYNNLNKSNQVYTLASLGTPSIKTMIPRISTWTILLEQGKLEELQKEIRSRIAELGKIPRLSLSELDGFRHEFMQMMHYILHKNGLSAFELFQDQEGILLSAQPRNLEQLEATALRLVQIIYDQLHQNHSVIQRIQYYITEHLNEPITREQLANYVHLNPAYLSRLFKREVGESITDYILHVRMSLAKDLITTSSIPISDVAKSFGYHNFSHFSKMFKKVHHASPQQFRQQSV, encoded by the coding sequence ATGTATAAGGCACTGATTGTAGATGATGAAATTTATGCGGTGATGGGAATCAAAAGCGGCGTGAATTGGCAGGATTTGCAGGTGTCCGAAGTGTATGAGGCTTATAATATGCGCGACGCATTGCAGATTTTTGAACGTACGCCGATTGATATTATGGTGTGTGATATTGAAATGCCTAAAGGGACGGGAATTGAGCTGCTGGAGAGGGTTAACGAGATATCTCCCGGCACGGAGACCATTTTTCTAACCGCCCACTCTGCCTTTGATTTCATGAAAAGGGCCATCCAGCTGGATGGATTCGATTATTTGTTAAAACCCATTGAATTCGATGTCCTTCAGGAGACGATTGCCAAAGCGTTAAAGTCTATTAAGCAGGAACGTGAATTACATCATCTGCGGGAGCAGTATAAACCTTATTACGAAACATGGCGCAAGAAAAAATCCCTCATCACCGATAAATTCTGGAATGATCTGTTTTCGGGAAGAATCGTATGCTCTCCGGACAGCATTGGAGGGATTCTCGAGGAGCATGAGCTTGCAGGACTTCAGGATGCCGTATTCCTGCCTGTGCTGGTAAGCGTAGAGTCATGGCTGCGTGAGTATAGCACGAAGGATGAAGAAATGATGGAGTATGCCATACGCAAAGCTGCTTCTGAGATGCTGCTGCCCTCCGGAAAAGGTGAGGTCATTCAGACCAAGCAGGGGGTGAATGTCGTTATCATCGCTGGTGCGGAAGGAGATGGAGATTCCATTCTCGAGCTGCACACACGCTGTGAGAAATACATCCAGGGCTGTCATAAATATTTTGGATGCAACCTTTCCTGCTATATTGGCGAAAGCTCCACATTATATAACATCGCGGATACGTACAAGCAGCTGTTGGAGATTGAATATAACAATTTGAATAAATCCAATCAAGTCTATACGCTGGCATCACTCGGTACGCCTTCGATCAAAACCATGATTCCGCGGATATCGACCTGGACTATTTTACTGGAGCAGGGGAAGCTGGAAGAGCTGCAGAAGGAGATTCGCAGCCGCATTGCAGAACTGGGGAAGATTCCGAGGCTTTCACTCAGCGAACTCGACGGGTTCCGCCATGAATTTATGCAGATGATGCATTATATTCTTCATAAAAACGGCCTCTCAGCCTTCGAGCTGTTTCAGGATCAGGAGGGCATCCTGCTGAGTGCCCAGCCCCGCAATCTGGAGCAGTTGGAAGCCACGGCTCTTCGATTGGTTCAGATCATTTATGATCAGCTGCATCAGAATCACTCCGTCATTCAGCGTATCCAATACTATATTACAGAGCACTTAAACGAACCGATCACGAGAGAGCAGCTTGCGAACTACGTGCATCTCAATCCTGCTTATCTGTCCCGTTTATTCAAACGCGAAGTGGGAGAATCGATTACAGATTACATACTGCATGTCCGGATGTCGCTGGCAAAGGACCTCATCACCACCTCGTCCATTCCCATATCGGATGTTGCGAAAAGCTTTGGTTATCATAACTTTTCGCATTTCTCCAAAATGTTCAAAAAGGTGCATCATGCTTCACCACAGCAATTTAGGCAGCAATCGGTTTGA
- a CDS encoding sensor histidine kinase: protein MLNIKHSLRFKLIIGFFTIAVPLVVLLLYNNHYASNTIREQVADSNKNSMILYSHQIEAALNKETNFLYNIAVEDPNIAALSQLQNDPDEYYLAKARILNTLTRYHRFDNSVDLQFIYSVQKQDLFNTPIKTQSYEELLSIKSTIEKLVKEVRQDSDFFREWKAIEYSDHKYALIRLVDTGDDFYLGAFVEMENLMIPLDLIHLEDGFASFVSDRGELITNTTAIGLQRLNTSFASESNEVYQVVKKDDRKYIVVMNQIQGTDVILSAFVPESQMLKNLYHFRRGIIIISMVALIILIIYLVYLNDIILKPMNDLVRGMRRIKHGDWDTRLYSSKAKEFSIINETFNSMASEIHELKISVYEEQIRAHKAELKHLQLQINPHFLLNSINIVYNLAEIKNYSVIQLMCMNLVKYFRFTTKTNQVAVTVAEEMEHMESYIKIQQVRFPERVTYHIQLADAAAKAAIPPLLIQPFIENAIKYGFDFMDHPFHISIHIRLLGTDQLEIVIVDNGNGFPDDVLQQLQSGCFPDNQNGEHLGISNVQYRLKHIFGQNTCLEFDNAPGAGARIRIVLPFRTVEQFTSY from the coding sequence ATGTTGAATATTAAACACTCGCTTCGTTTTAAGCTGATCATTGGTTTTTTTACCATTGCCGTGCCTCTGGTCGTTCTGCTGCTCTATAATAACCACTATGCTTCGAACACGATTAGGGAGCAGGTAGCCGATTCGAATAAAAACTCGATGATCCTCTATTCGCACCAGATTGAGGCGGCACTAAACAAAGAAACGAACTTTTTGTACAATATCGCGGTAGAAGACCCGAACATTGCTGCCCTTTCGCAGCTGCAAAATGATCCTGACGAATACTATTTGGCCAAAGCCAGAATCCTCAACACCTTGACACGGTATCACCGGTTCGACAACAGTGTTGATCTTCAATTCATCTACTCCGTCCAAAAACAGGATCTGTTCAATACGCCAATTAAAACGCAATCCTATGAGGAATTATTATCGATCAAATCTACCATCGAAAAGCTGGTCAAGGAAGTTCGGCAAGACAGTGATTTTTTTCGAGAATGGAAGGCTATTGAATACAGCGATCATAAATATGCTCTAATACGGTTGGTCGATACAGGGGATGACTTTTATCTGGGAGCCTTCGTGGAGATGGAAAACCTGATGATCCCACTGGACCTAATCCATTTGGAAGATGGCTTTGCCAGTTTCGTCAGTGATCGGGGAGAGTTGATTACGAACACGACAGCAATCGGTTTACAGCGCCTGAATACCTCGTTTGCTTCCGAATCCAATGAAGTATACCAGGTTGTGAAAAAAGATGACCGTAAATATATTGTGGTTATGAATCAGATCCAGGGTACGGATGTGATTCTGAGTGCTTTTGTCCCGGAATCCCAAATGCTGAAGAATCTATATCACTTCCGAAGGGGCATTATTATTATTTCAATGGTAGCGCTGATCATTTTGATCATTTATTTGGTCTATCTGAACGATATTATTCTAAAACCTATGAATGATCTTGTCCGGGGGATGAGAAGGATTAAGCATGGGGACTGGGATACCCGTCTCTATTCCTCCAAAGCAAAGGAGTTCAGTATTATTAATGAAACGTTTAACAGCATGGCCTCCGAGATTCATGAACTGAAAATCAGCGTATATGAAGAACAGATCAGAGCACATAAGGCTGAACTCAAGCATCTGCAGCTTCAGATAAACCCTCATTTTCTGTTGAACTCGATCAACATTGTTTATAATTTGGCGGAGATAAAAAATTACAGCGTAATCCAGCTGATGTGTATGAATCTGGTGAAGTACTTCCGCTTTACGACCAAAACCAACCAAGTTGCCGTGACGGTCGCAGAAGAAATGGAGCATATGGAGAGCTACATCAAAATTCAGCAAGTACGCTTCCCTGAGCGGGTCACCTATCATATTCAACTTGCTGATGCAGCAGCTAAGGCGGCCATACCGCCGCTGTTAATCCAGCCTTTTATCGAAAATGCGATTAAATACGGATTTGATTTCATGGACCATCCTTTTCATATTTCCATTCATATCCGTCTTCTTGGGACAGATCAACTGGAGATTGTGATTGTAGATAACGGGAACGGTTTCCCGGATGATGTTCTGCAGCAATTGCAATCGGGATGCTTTCCGGATAATCAAAACGGAGAGCATTTGGGCATTTCTAATGTGCAGTATCGGCTGAAGCATATTTTCGGGCAGAACACATGCCTTGAGTTTGATAATGCCCCGGGCGCAGGGGCAAGGATCAGAATCGTACTTCCTTTCCGAACGGTTGAGCAGTTTACTTCATATTGA